From Toxotes jaculatrix isolate fToxJac2 chromosome 1, fToxJac2.pri, whole genome shotgun sequence, a single genomic window includes:
- the phospho2 gene encoding pyridoxal phosphate phosphatase PHOSPHO2 isoform X2 encodes MKTLMVFDFDHTVVDDNSDTWVVRCLPGQTLPDSVKKSYRKGHWTEFMGRVMNYIGDQEVSPDRIQTVMETIPFTAGMTDLLTFISQNKSAIDCIVISDSNSMFIDWILHAAGLQAAVDQVFTNPAKFNELGYLEVHCYHSHECNSCPINLCKKKVLEHYLSEQSDGGVEYERIFYVGDGGNDLCPTSCLRGNDVVMPRKGYTLEKLLAKMEGQEDNSSLRARVFAWSSGADILQEVKVSSLSWGYHVPTTVKHTILSTPSLLNMHTRSYLRKTRSKGETRLHNLTPGVMHRGGIECYQDLSGQKCPRT; translated from the exons ATGAAGACTCTGATGGTGTTTGATTTTGACCACACTGTGGTTGATGACAACAGTGATACCTGGGTGGTCAG GTGCCTTCCAGGTCAGACTCTTCCTGACTCTGTGAAGAAGTCCTACAGAAAAGGCCACTGGACTGAGTTCATGGGCAGAGTGATGAACTACATAG GAGACCAGGAGGTCAGCCCCGACAGGATCCAAACTGTGATGGAGACCATACCCTTCACAGCTGGAATGACAGACTTGCTGACCTTTATATCACAGAATAAAAGCGCCATCGACTGCATAGTCATCTCTGATTCCAACTCCATGTTTATAGACTGGATCCTCCATGCTGCTGGGCTCCAGGCGGCCGTCGACCAGGTTTTCACCAACCCGGCTAAGTTCAATGAACTCGGGTACTTGGAGGTACATTGTTACCACTCTCATGAGTGCAATAGTTGCCCCATCAACCTCTGTAAGAAAAAAGTCTTGGAGCATTACCTGTCAGAGCAGTCTGATGGAGGTGTGGAGTACGAGCGGATATTTTACGTGGGAGACGGTGGGAATGATCTCTGTCCTACTTCCTGTCTGAGAGGTAATGATGTTGTGATGCCCAGGAAGGGGTACACCCTGGAGAAACTGCTGGCCAAAATGGAAGGTCAGGAAGATAACTCTTCTTTGAGAGCTAGAGTCTTTGCCTGGAGCAGCGGCGCTGACATCCTCCAGGAAGTGAAA GTTTCATCGCTCAGCTGGGGTTACCATGTTCCAACCACTGTGAAACACACCATTTTATCCACCCCTTCACTGCTTAATATGCACAC CAGGAGCTATTTGAGGAAAACCAGATCTAAAGGAGAAACTCGACTCCATAATTTAACACCAGGAGTGATGCAT AGAGGAGGTATTGAATGCTACCAGGACCTTTCAGGACAGAAATGCCCCAGGACCTAA
- the LOC121180754 gene encoding synapse-associated protein 1-like isoform X2: protein MFKGLGTWLGLENPTYTKTSDDKENLSVQQEEKVVEAQNEVNKQQPADQDGEPEANLENLEHSKGLGDYIFSFASSATKKISDSVVETAQTIKKTVEEGKIDGIIDKTFLGDFQKEQEKFVQEKKAKKSAAVPPWVGYNEEETIQQQILALSADKRNFLRDPPAGVQFHFDMEHMYPLAAVMLEEDQLLNRMRFDLVPKHVKEEVFWRNYFYRVSLIKQSAQLTALAAQQQQQQDSEDRGAGVSPEDVVLTDNVRPKTPPVSISDIQKPPQEEEEEMSTSPGVSEFVSDAFDSTAINQEDLRKEMEQLVLDKKESIPSPDDESADWEKELQQELQEYEVVTESDNKDDQWDQEIEKMLQADDS, encoded by the exons ATGTTCAAAGGTTTAGGGACGTGGTTGGGTTTGGAGAACCCGACGTACACGAAGACCTCAGATGACAAAGAAAACCTAAGCGTGCAACAGGAAGAAAAGGTGGTGGAAGCACAGAACGaggtaaacaaacagcagccagctgACCAGGATGGAGAACCAGAGGCGAACCTGGAAAACCTGGAGCACAGCAAAGGACtgggag ATTACATCTTCAGTTTTGCCTCCAGTGCCACCAAGAAGATTTCTGACTCAGTTGTAGAGACAGCTCAGACCATCAAGAAGACTGTGGAAGAAGGAAAGATTGATGGCATCATAGACAAG ACTTTCCTAGGAGACTTCCAAAAGGAGCAAGAGAAGTTTGTCCAagagaagaaagcaaaaaaatctg CAGCGGTGCCTCCCTGGGTTGGCTACAACGAGGAGGAGACGATCCAGCAACAGATCCTTGCTCTGTCAGCT GACAAGAGGAACTTTTTACGGGACCCTCCCGCTGGTGTTCAGTTCCACTTCGACATGGAGCACATGTATCCTCTGGCTGCTGTGATGCTGGAGGAAGACCAACTCCTCAACCGCATGCGCTTCGACCTGGTTCCCAAACA CGTGAAGGAGGAGGTGTTCTGGAGGAATTATTTCTACCGGGTGTCTCTGATCAAGCAGTCGGCTCAGCTCACAGCACTGgcagcccagcagcagcagcagcaggacagcgAAGACAGAGGGGCCGGTGTTTCACCTGAGGACGTCGTCTTAACAG ACAATGTCAGACCAAAAACTCCACCAGTTTCCATCAGCGACATACAGAAG CCACctcaagaagaagaggaggagatgtcaACGAGTCCTGGAGTGTCAGAGTTTGTGAGCGACGCTTTCGACTCGACGGCCATTAACCAGGAGGACCTGAGGAAAGAGATGGAGCAGCTGGTGCTGGATAAAAAGGAGAGCATCCCCTCTCCTGATG ATGAGTCAGCTGACTGGGagaaggagctgcagcaggagcttcaGGAGTACGAGGTGGTGACTGAGTCAGACAATAAAGACGACCAGTGGGATCAAGAGATCGAGAAGATGCTTCAGGCTGATGACAGCTAG
- the LOC121180754 gene encoding synapse-associated protein 1-like isoform X1 encodes MFKGLGTWLGLENPTYTKTSDDKENLSVQQEEKVVEAQNEVNKQQPADQDGEPEANLENLEHSKGLGDYIFSFASSATKKISDSVVETAQTIKKTVEEGKIDGIIDKTFLGDFQKEQEKFVQEKKAKKSEAAVPPWVGYNEEETIQQQILALSADKRNFLRDPPAGVQFHFDMEHMYPLAAVMLEEDQLLNRMRFDLVPKHVKEEVFWRNYFYRVSLIKQSAQLTALAAQQQQQQDSEDRGAGVSPEDVVLTDNVRPKTPPVSISDIQKPPQEEEEEMSTSPGVSEFVSDAFDSTAINQEDLRKEMEQLVLDKKESIPSPDDESADWEKELQQELQEYEVVTESDNKDDQWDQEIEKMLQADDS; translated from the exons ATGTTCAAAGGTTTAGGGACGTGGTTGGGTTTGGAGAACCCGACGTACACGAAGACCTCAGATGACAAAGAAAACCTAAGCGTGCAACAGGAAGAAAAGGTGGTGGAAGCACAGAACGaggtaaacaaacagcagccagctgACCAGGATGGAGAACCAGAGGCGAACCTGGAAAACCTGGAGCACAGCAAAGGACtgggag ATTACATCTTCAGTTTTGCCTCCAGTGCCACCAAGAAGATTTCTGACTCAGTTGTAGAGACAGCTCAGACCATCAAGAAGACTGTGGAAGAAGGAAAGATTGATGGCATCATAGACAAG ACTTTCCTAGGAGACTTCCAAAAGGAGCAAGAGAAGTTTGTCCAagagaagaaagcaaaaaaatctg AAGCAGCGGTGCCTCCCTGGGTTGGCTACAACGAGGAGGAGACGATCCAGCAACAGATCCTTGCTCTGTCAGCT GACAAGAGGAACTTTTTACGGGACCCTCCCGCTGGTGTTCAGTTCCACTTCGACATGGAGCACATGTATCCTCTGGCTGCTGTGATGCTGGAGGAAGACCAACTCCTCAACCGCATGCGCTTCGACCTGGTTCCCAAACA CGTGAAGGAGGAGGTGTTCTGGAGGAATTATTTCTACCGGGTGTCTCTGATCAAGCAGTCGGCTCAGCTCACAGCACTGgcagcccagcagcagcagcagcaggacagcgAAGACAGAGGGGCCGGTGTTTCACCTGAGGACGTCGTCTTAACAG ACAATGTCAGACCAAAAACTCCACCAGTTTCCATCAGCGACATACAGAAG CCACctcaagaagaagaggaggagatgtcaACGAGTCCTGGAGTGTCAGAGTTTGTGAGCGACGCTTTCGACTCGACGGCCATTAACCAGGAGGACCTGAGGAAAGAGATGGAGCAGCTGGTGCTGGATAAAAAGGAGAGCATCCCCTCTCCTGATG ATGAGTCAGCTGACTGGGagaaggagctgcagcaggagcttcaGGAGTACGAGGTGGTGACTGAGTCAGACAATAAAGACGACCAGTGGGATCAAGAGATCGAGAAGATGCTTCAGGCTGATGACAGCTAG
- the phospho2 gene encoding pyridoxal phosphate phosphatase PHOSPHO2 isoform X3, producing the protein MKTLMVFDFDHTVVDDNSDTWVVRCLPGQTLPDSVKKSYRKGHWTEFMGRVMNYIGDQEVSPDRIQTVMETIPFTAGMTDLLTFISQNKSAIDCIVISDSNSMFIDWILHAAGLQAAVDQVFTNPAKFNELGYLEVHCYHSHECNSCPINLCKKKVLEHYLSEQSDGGVEYERIFYVGDGGNDLCPTSCLRGNDVVMPRKGYTLEKLLAKMEGQEDNSSLRARVFAWSSGADILQEVKASFIAQLGLPCSNHCETHHFIHPFTA; encoded by the exons ATGAAGACTCTGATGGTGTTTGATTTTGACCACACTGTGGTTGATGACAACAGTGATACCTGGGTGGTCAG GTGCCTTCCAGGTCAGACTCTTCCTGACTCTGTGAAGAAGTCCTACAGAAAAGGCCACTGGACTGAGTTCATGGGCAGAGTGATGAACTACATAG GAGACCAGGAGGTCAGCCCCGACAGGATCCAAACTGTGATGGAGACCATACCCTTCACAGCTGGAATGACAGACTTGCTGACCTTTATATCACAGAATAAAAGCGCCATCGACTGCATAGTCATCTCTGATTCCAACTCCATGTTTATAGACTGGATCCTCCATGCTGCTGGGCTCCAGGCGGCCGTCGACCAGGTTTTCACCAACCCGGCTAAGTTCAATGAACTCGGGTACTTGGAGGTACATTGTTACCACTCTCATGAGTGCAATAGTTGCCCCATCAACCTCTGTAAGAAAAAAGTCTTGGAGCATTACCTGTCAGAGCAGTCTGATGGAGGTGTGGAGTACGAGCGGATATTTTACGTGGGAGACGGTGGGAATGATCTCTGTCCTACTTCCTGTCTGAGAGGTAATGATGTTGTGATGCCCAGGAAGGGGTACACCCTGGAGAAACTGCTGGCCAAAATGGAAGGTCAGGAAGATAACTCTTCTTTGAGAGCTAGAGTCTTTGCCTGGAGCAGCGGCGCTGACATCCTCCAGGAAGTGAAAGCAA GTTTCATCGCTCAGCTGGGGTTACCATGTTCCAACCACTGTGAAACACACCATTTTATCCACCCCTTCACTGCTTAA
- the phospho2 gene encoding pyridoxal phosphate phosphatase PHOSPHO2 isoform X1, producing MKTLMVFDFDHTVVDDNSDTWVVRCLPGQTLPDSVKKSYRKGHWTEFMGRVMNYIGDQEVSPDRIQTVMETIPFTAGMTDLLTFISQNKSAIDCIVISDSNSMFIDWILHAAGLQAAVDQVFTNPAKFNELGYLEVHCYHSHECNSCPINLCKKKVLEHYLSEQSDGGVEYERIFYVGDGGNDLCPTSCLRGNDVVMPRKGYTLEKLLAKMEGQEDNSSLRARVFAWSSGADILQEVKVSSLSWGYHVPTTVKHTILSTPSLLNMHTRSYLRKTRSKGETRLHNLTPGVMHITAESPRRPPLGAAGCPERLLL from the exons ATGAAGACTCTGATGGTGTTTGATTTTGACCACACTGTGGTTGATGACAACAGTGATACCTGGGTGGTCAG GTGCCTTCCAGGTCAGACTCTTCCTGACTCTGTGAAGAAGTCCTACAGAAAAGGCCACTGGACTGAGTTCATGGGCAGAGTGATGAACTACATAG GAGACCAGGAGGTCAGCCCCGACAGGATCCAAACTGTGATGGAGACCATACCCTTCACAGCTGGAATGACAGACTTGCTGACCTTTATATCACAGAATAAAAGCGCCATCGACTGCATAGTCATCTCTGATTCCAACTCCATGTTTATAGACTGGATCCTCCATGCTGCTGGGCTCCAGGCGGCCGTCGACCAGGTTTTCACCAACCCGGCTAAGTTCAATGAACTCGGGTACTTGGAGGTACATTGTTACCACTCTCATGAGTGCAATAGTTGCCCCATCAACCTCTGTAAGAAAAAAGTCTTGGAGCATTACCTGTCAGAGCAGTCTGATGGAGGTGTGGAGTACGAGCGGATATTTTACGTGGGAGACGGTGGGAATGATCTCTGTCCTACTTCCTGTCTGAGAGGTAATGATGTTGTGATGCCCAGGAAGGGGTACACCCTGGAGAAACTGCTGGCCAAAATGGAAGGTCAGGAAGATAACTCTTCTTTGAGAGCTAGAGTCTTTGCCTGGAGCAGCGGCGCTGACATCCTCCAGGAAGTGAAA GTTTCATCGCTCAGCTGGGGTTACCATGTTCCAACCACTGTGAAACACACCATTTTATCCACCCCTTCACTGCTTAATATGCACAC CAGGAGCTATTTGAGGAAAACCAGATCTAAAGGAGAAACTCGACTCCATAATTTAACACCAGGAGTGATGCAT ATTACAGCTGAGTCACCTAGAAGACCACCATTAGGAGCTGCTGGATGTCCTGAGAGGCTTCTTCTCTGA